The segment GGGCTACGGGAACGTGATCGAAGCCACCCGCTCCGGAAATGAGCTCCACCCGACGCAAAAGCCGGTGGAGATACTGGAGAAACTGCTGGACAATACACAGTGGGCCGAGGGAGTCATGGACGCCTTCGGAGGATCTGGCACGACTCTGATCGCTGCGGAAAGTATAGGCCAGAAGTCGTACCTCATGGAGCTGAGTCCTCAGTTTGTTGATACAATCGTAAAACGCTACATAAGGACAACTGGCAAGACGACCGGGATCCGACTGTTCAGGAAGGGCAAAGAGCTGGGCCGCGAGCACTTCGAGAGAATGTTCACGGAATAAGCCAGCGAAAGGAGGTGGAACCCATGCACCAGAACAGTGAGGCAAAACAGCCGAAGGAAACCGACGAGATCAAGAAAAAGCTGGAAAGCTACGCAGCACTCCACCGCAGGATCGACAACCAGATCGAACGGCTGGAGAATCTGGAGGCCGTCATGGGCTCCATATCCTCGCCGAGCTTCGACGGAATATCCGGAGGCGGTGGCGACGGAACAAGCAAACAAGAACGGCAAGTGATCCAGAAGGTAACACTGGAGGAAACGATCCGCCGCATGATCGCAGACGAGGATCAGGAACGCAGCGAACTGGAGGCCCTGATCTCCGAAATGGAAAAGCCAGACGAGCAGACCGTGTTAGAAATGCACTACTTCGACGCAGCGAACTGGTGGACAGTATGTGCCGCCCTTCATGGTAGCCGGGAGGACTACGACGAACACGAGCAACGCTACCTCAAAAGAACATTCAAGCTACACGGCTCGGCGCTTCAATCGCTGGCCAAAATATACAGAGCAAAACAAGAACAGGGATAACAACGCCCGCCAGAAGCCACAGGAAGGCCGACGGCGGGCTTTTTTGCGCGCCCGAAGAAATACGCACACACTCAGGAGAAAGCCGCAGACGGAACGCTCACGAGCACACAGGGGGGATAAAAAGGGACAAAAAGGGATAAAAGGGGATAAACCA is part of the Clostridium sp. M62/1 genome and harbors:
- a CDS encoding DUF1492 domain-containing protein, producing the protein MHQNSEAKQPKETDEIKKKLESYAALHRRIDNQIERLENLEAVMGSISSPSFDGISGGGGDGTSKQERQVIQKVTLEETIRRMIADEDQERSELEALISEMEKPDEQTVLEMHYFDAANWWTVCAALHGSREDYDEHEQRYLKRTFKLHGSALQSLAKIYRAKQEQG